Proteins from a genomic interval of Longimicrobium sp.:
- a CDS encoding response regulator, with protein MSARTASQPIEVLLVEDNPGDVRLTREALKEGKVHNNLSVAPDGVEALAFLRRQGRYADAPRPDLILLDLNLPKKDGREVLEEIKADPALRTIPVVILTTSEAERDIARAYDLHANCYITKPVDLDQFITVVKSIEDFWFTIVKLPPEPRP; from the coding sequence ATGAGCGCGCGCACTGCGTCGCAGCCCATCGAGGTGCTGCTGGTGGAAGACAACCCGGGCGACGTGCGGCTGACGCGCGAGGCGCTCAAGGAGGGCAAGGTGCACAACAACCTGTCGGTCGCCCCCGACGGGGTAGAGGCGCTGGCCTTCCTTCGCCGCCAGGGCCGGTACGCCGACGCGCCCCGGCCCGACCTGATCCTGCTGGACCTGAACCTTCCCAAGAAGGACGGGCGCGAGGTGCTGGAAGAGATCAAGGCCGATCCGGCGCTGCGGACCATCCCCGTCGTGATCCTCACCACCTCCGAAGCGGAACGCGACATCGCCCGCGCGTACGACCTGCACGCCAACTGCTACATCACCAAGCCGGTGGACCTGGACCAGTTCATCACGGTGGTGAAGTCCATCGAGGACTTCTGGTTCACCATCGTAAAGCTGCCGCCCGAGCCGCGGCCGTGA
- a CDS encoding sensor histidine kinase: MSETVRILLVEDNPGDARLLRETLREAHSLSFDLVHASRLSEALELVATEAPEVVLLDLSLPDAHGMETVGRMLDAAPEVPIIVLTGLADERVAVQAVQSGAQDYLVKGTVEGGTLARAIRYAIERKRLEGERARLLRNEQEARAAAEAAVMARDEVLRIVAHDIGNSLSAVKIHARVLERTLPADEVDARSRIESIRHLTQQMDRLRQDLLDVAAIEAGRLSFEPAELDVGEVVDDVLAGVAGMAGEKEMEVSASIGADLTAAWADRERIHQVLSNLVGNAIKFTPQGGRVLVTAVAEDGEIRVSVADTGPGIPPEHLPHVFDRFWQARSTRRAGAGLGLAIARGIVEAHGGEIGVESEPGRGTTFHFTLPLA, translated from the coding sequence GTGAGCGAGACCGTCCGCATCCTGCTGGTGGAGGACAACCCGGGGGATGCGCGCCTGCTACGGGAAACGCTGCGCGAAGCCCACTCGCTGTCGTTCGACCTCGTCCACGCGTCGCGATTGTCCGAGGCGCTGGAGCTCGTCGCCACCGAGGCGCCGGAGGTGGTGCTGCTGGACCTTTCGCTTCCCGACGCGCACGGGATGGAGACGGTGGGGCGGATGCTGGACGCCGCGCCGGAGGTGCCCATCATCGTGCTGACGGGGCTGGCGGACGAGAGGGTGGCCGTGCAGGCGGTGCAGTCGGGCGCGCAGGACTACCTGGTGAAGGGCACGGTGGAGGGCGGCACCCTGGCCCGCGCCATCCGCTACGCCATCGAGCGCAAGCGGCTGGAGGGCGAGCGCGCGCGGCTGCTGCGCAACGAGCAGGAGGCCCGCGCCGCCGCCGAGGCAGCGGTGATGGCGCGCGACGAGGTGCTGCGCATCGTGGCCCACGACATCGGCAACTCGCTGAGCGCCGTGAAGATCCACGCCAGGGTGCTGGAGCGCACCCTGCCCGCGGACGAGGTGGACGCTCGGAGTCGCATCGAGTCCATCCGCCACCTCACCCAGCAGATGGACCGGCTGCGGCAGGACCTGCTGGACGTCGCCGCGATCGAGGCGGGCCGCCTTTCGTTCGAGCCCGCGGAGCTGGACGTGGGGGAGGTGGTGGACGACGTGCTCGCCGGCGTCGCCGGGATGGCTGGGGAGAAGGAGATGGAGGTGAGTGCGAGCATCGGCGCGGATCTCACCGCCGCGTGGGCCGACCGCGAGCGCATCCACCAGGTGCTCTCCAACCTCGTCGGCAACGCCATCAAGTTCACGCCACAGGGGGGCCGCGTCCTCGTCACGGCCGTGGCGGAAGACGGCGAGATCCGCGTTTCCGTGGCCGACACGGGGCCGGGAATTCCGCCCGAGCACCTTCCGCACGTCTTCGACCGTTTCTGGCAGGCGCGCAGCACCCGGCGAGCGGGCGCGGGCCTGGGCCTGGCGATCGCGCGCGGGATCGTGGAGGCGCACGGCGGCGAGATCGGCGTGGAGAGCGAGCCAGGGCGGGGAACCACCTTCCACTTCACGCTGCCGCTGGCCTGA
- a CDS encoding carboxypeptidase regulatory-like domain-containing protein, translating to MRFREFFTHLRWFGIVTALALAASSPVRAQTGEQTSAPAASPGGAVVLGRVVDAATLAPLPGAQVRVSTVPGVALADANGVFTVRDVPPGDHETMVSRIGYRSRVAVWRVGEEGLELEVQLEVEPLVMEAIQVQSRRFERRMNSSGAAARGFDANELRSSSYPNAKEFVRARMGFAGVSCGALAKPGDGPQDCVVIRGAPTRVCIIIDERPAFGGWFEMELLNPQELFRVDVIGGGRVVQVYTTSFVAHMTARRQTPTPADLLSMIACPR from the coding sequence ATGAGATTTCGCGAGTTCTTCACTCACCTCCGGTGGTTCGGGATCGTGACGGCGCTGGCGCTCGCCGCCTCCTCGCCCGTACGCGCGCAGACGGGCGAACAGACCAGCGCTCCCGCGGCGTCGCCCGGCGGAGCCGTGGTGCTGGGCCGCGTGGTGGACGCGGCGACCCTGGCGCCGCTGCCCGGGGCGCAGGTTCGCGTTTCGACCGTGCCGGGGGTGGCGCTGGCCGATGCCAACGGCGTGTTCACCGTGCGCGACGTTCCGCCGGGCGACCACGAGACGATGGTCTCCCGCATCGGCTACCGCTCCCGCGTGGCGGTATGGCGCGTGGGAGAAGAGGGGTTGGAACTCGAGGTGCAGCTGGAAGTGGAACCGCTGGTGATGGAGGCCATCCAGGTGCAGTCGCGGCGGTTCGAGCGCCGTATGAATTCTTCCGGGGCCGCGGCTCGCGGCTTCGATGCGAACGAGCTGAGGTCGAGCAGCTATCCCAACGCCAAGGAGTTCGTGCGGGCGCGGATGGGCTTCGCAGGCGTATCGTGCGGCGCGTTGGCGAAACCCGGCGACGGCCCGCAGGATTGCGTGGTGATTCGCGGGGCGCCGACGCGCGTCTGCATCATCATCGACGAGCGGCCGGCGTTCGGGGGCTGGTTCGAGATGGAGCTCCTGAACCCGCAGGAGCTCTTCCGCGTGGACGTGATCGGTGGGGGACGAGTCGTGCAGGTGTACACGACTTCCTTCGTGGCGCACATGACGGCCCGTCGCCAGACGCCCACACCCGCCGACCTCCTGTCCATGATCGCCTGTCCACGCTGA
- a CDS encoding YceI family protein, which yields MRNQLFAAALMIATPALLASSAATLTFGNGSKVWVEGTSTVRGYRCESTQVAGTADAAGTELSQVGQARGEITIPVQTLDCGNRTMDAHMRSALKAGQNPSIRFRATSVRVTPSSPTQGAVAMTGQLTIAGQTREVTIDGTAAREGNALRVRGSERITMTDFGVQPPRLMAGTMRVHAPVTVGFDVVLRP from the coding sequence ATGCGCAACCAACTGTTCGCCGCAGCCCTGATGATCGCCACCCCGGCGCTGCTCGCCTCGTCGGCGGCCACGCTGACCTTCGGCAACGGCAGCAAGGTGTGGGTCGAGGGCACGTCCACCGTCCGCGGCTACCGCTGCGAGAGCACGCAGGTGGCCGGCACCGCCGACGCGGCCGGCACCGAGCTGAGCCAGGTGGGCCAGGCCCGCGGCGAGATCACCATCCCCGTGCAGACGCTGGACTGCGGCAACCGGACGATGGACGCCCACATGCGGAGCGCCCTCAAGGCCGGGCAGAACCCCAGCATCCGCTTCCGCGCCACCTCGGTGCGGGTGACGCCCAGCAGCCCCACGCAGGGCGCCGTGGCGATGACCGGCCAGCTGACCATCGCCGGCCAGACGCGCGAGGTGACGATCGACGGCACGGCGGCGCGCGAAGGCAACGCGCTGCGGGTGCGCGGCAGCGAGCGGATCACCATGACGGACTTCGGCGTGCAGCCGCCCCGGCTCATGGCGGGGACCATGAGGGTGCACGCGCCGGTGACGGTGGGCTTCGACGTGGTGCTGAGGCCCTGA
- a CDS encoding DUF3108 domain-containing protein translates to MIASRWIDRSAGRLLVALLVAAAAAPDAGSQPVEPGLPFAPGERCVYRGSNRLGRVGTGTMYVEGPAREAGRSTWLLRFDFNGRLGPVSVTDQTTSWFDPATRASVRYAKRERSPVSSATQDVRMDLAARRWQGLNGTGGAMTTAAPLDELSFLYVLRTLRLDDGDTYTLNRHYEPGRNPVTVRVIGRGTVRVPAGEFRTIEVELRVRDPNRYGGDGIIQVHLTDDARRIMVRMESSVPRAGRVVLSLQSGTGGCATPGGIASR, encoded by the coding sequence ATGATTGCGTCACGGTGGATCGACAGGAGCGCGGGGAGGTTGCTGGTCGCCTTGCTCGTCGCGGCGGCGGCGGCACCGGATGCCGGGTCGCAGCCCGTGGAGCCGGGGCTGCCCTTTGCGCCTGGCGAGCGGTGCGTGTACCGCGGCAGCAACCGCCTGGGCCGGGTGGGCACCGGAACGATGTACGTGGAAGGGCCGGCGCGCGAGGCAGGGCGAAGCACGTGGCTGCTGCGCTTCGACTTCAACGGGCGCCTGGGGCCGGTCAGCGTCACGGACCAGACCACGTCGTGGTTCGATCCCGCGACGCGTGCCAGCGTGCGCTACGCCAAGCGCGAACGCTCGCCCGTGTCGTCGGCTACGCAGGACGTGAGGATGGACCTGGCCGCGCGGCGCTGGCAGGGGCTGAACGGCACCGGCGGCGCCATGACGACGGCGGCCCCGCTGGACGAGCTCTCGTTCCTGTACGTGCTGCGGACGCTGCGCCTGGACGACGGCGACACCTACACGCTCAACCGCCACTACGAGCCGGGGCGCAACCCGGTCACCGTGCGGGTCATCGGGCGAGGCACCGTGCGCGTGCCGGCGGGCGAGTTCCGGACGATCGAGGTGGAGCTGCGGGTGCGCGACCCCAACCGGTACGGCGGCGACGGCATCATCCAGGTGCACCTAACCGACGATGCGCGCAGGATCATGGTGCGGATGGAGTCGTCGGTGCCGCGGGCCGGGCGCGTGGTCCTGTCGCTGCAGTCCGGCACCGGCGGGTGCGCCACCCCGGGTGGCATCGCCAGCCGCTGA
- a CDS encoding ATP-binding cassette domain-containing protein, protein MMGDGSAPLAVDGLRKAYRKRDVLDGVTFALKPGEAVALLGSNGAGKSTLLGCITGDRLPDRGTVRLCGHDPFTDLAAAAQCMGFVPEQPFLYPELTVGEMLQFVAAARGMDAGEAGRESARLLELLGLAGAESTLCRELSQGMGRKTAIIAALLHGPKAILLDEALNGLDRTSAERLTAELDARRAEGAAVLLSSHDLDFVGSWCSRGLMLQPGAQWRMLEGEEWEAWRRAPSLERALPRPR, encoded by the coding sequence ATGATGGGCGACGGATCTGCGCCGCTGGCGGTAGACGGGCTGCGGAAGGCGTACCGCAAGCGCGACGTGCTCGACGGCGTGACCTTCGCGCTGAAGCCCGGCGAGGCGGTGGCGCTGCTGGGGAGCAACGGCGCGGGAAAGAGCACGCTCCTGGGCTGCATCACCGGCGACCGGCTGCCGGACCGGGGCACCGTGCGGCTGTGCGGGCACGACCCCTTCACGGACCTCGCCGCCGCGGCGCAGTGTATGGGATTCGTCCCCGAGCAGCCGTTCCTGTATCCCGAGCTGACGGTGGGCGAGATGCTGCAGTTCGTGGCGGCGGCGCGCGGGATGGATGCGGGCGAGGCCGGCAGGGAATCGGCGCGGCTGCTGGAGCTGCTCGGGCTGGCCGGCGCGGAATCCACGCTGTGCCGCGAGCTGTCGCAGGGGATGGGGCGCAAGACGGCGATCATCGCGGCGCTGCTGCACGGCCCGAAGGCGATCCTGCTGGACGAGGCGCTGAACGGGCTGGACCGCACCTCCGCCGAGCGGCTGACGGCGGAGCTTGACGCCCGCCGCGCCGAGGGAGCCGCGGTGCTGCTGAGCAGCCACGACCTGGATTTCGTCGGATCCTGGTGCAGCCGCGGCCTGATGCTTCAGCCGGGCGCGCAGTGGCGGATGCTGGAGGGCGAGGAGTGGGAGGCGTGGCGCCGCGCACCATCACTGGAGCGAGCCCTCCCCCGGCCGCGCTGA
- a CDS encoding LEA type 2 family protein has protein sequence MTRRTLTLTIFALLAFVSAACTGFKRPEIELENVEIGSLGLTGGTVLVNVRVTNPNPIGVRAEDLRYELFIRAPRDSANENAWQRMSSGTYNERIEVGARQSRTVQVPVDFRYSELGDAFRSVLRSGQISYRANGTVRVRAGGASREVPFRKTGSVMVLGGR, from the coding sequence ATGACCAGACGTACCCTGACGCTCACGATCTTCGCGCTGCTGGCGTTCGTATCCGCCGCGTGTACCGGCTTCAAGCGCCCCGAGATCGAGCTGGAAAACGTGGAGATCGGCAGCCTGGGCCTCACCGGCGGAACCGTGCTGGTGAACGTCCGCGTGACGAACCCCAACCCCATCGGCGTGCGCGCCGAAGACCTGCGCTACGAGCTGTTCATCCGCGCGCCCCGGGACAGCGCCAACGAAAACGCCTGGCAGCGAATGAGCAGCGGCACCTACAACGAGCGCATCGAGGTGGGCGCGCGCCAGAGCCGCACCGTGCAGGTGCCCGTCGACTTCCGCTACTCCGAGCTGGGCGACGCCTTCCGCTCGGTGCTGCGCTCCGGGCAGATCAGCTACCGCGCCAACGGAACGGTGCGGGTGCGCGCGGGCGGCGCCAGCCGCGAGGTGCCCTTCCGCAAGACGGGCTCGGTGATGGTGCTTGGGGGCCGATGA
- a CDS encoding ABC-F family ATP-binding cassette domain-containing protein — translation MTIVRLQNAGKQYGDRWVFRNVSFTVAERERWGIVGRNGVGKTTLFRTMTGEEETTEGEVWRHPGLRFTLLKQNRGEQSAATVHEAALEPFADLVEMERRIAGELEQLGAEPDPAEAGRLLKSYDRHVEEFRRRGGYEMRSRADATLEGLGFPQDTWEKPIRALSGGELGRLRLAQTLLAQPDVLFLDEPTNHLDLRSTEWLEEFLRGYPGTVMVVSHDRVFLERLADHVLHLEEQTAYPYTGGYESFLDQREARRELQRKQFEQQQAHIARTEAFIQKFIAGTRTKQAKSRRTLLSRLERVGAVGRDEKAMGLQFASGGRSGGVVMRVDGVQCAYGERVLFSPFSAEVSRAERIALVGPNGCGKSTLMRVLAGVAPPERGSVTMGTGVRPAYYRQDFTHLNPDRKIREEVAEAAPSLTFTELRSHLGRFLFSGDEQEARVGDLSGGEQARVALAKITLQKANLLLLDEPTNHLDIESREVLEDALEGYEGTVILISHDRAMLSSISTRVWAYEDGRFVDYPGTFDEWLEWSARRKAESAATATLARAAEPKGASTGSPSAGGAMSKNEIRRREREMQKLEARIAEIEERVGEIETGLGDPALYAAGSDPSRPQSLAAERDRLTAELAESYAAWEKVGEELAGV, via the coding sequence ATGACCATCGTCCGGCTGCAGAACGCGGGCAAGCAGTACGGCGACCGCTGGGTTTTCCGCAACGTCTCGTTCACCGTCGCCGAGCGCGAACGCTGGGGGATCGTGGGCCGTAACGGTGTGGGCAAGACCACGCTGTTCCGCACGATGACGGGTGAAGAGGAAACGACGGAGGGTGAGGTGTGGCGCCATCCCGGCCTGCGCTTCACCCTGCTCAAGCAGAACCGGGGCGAGCAGAGCGCGGCCACCGTGCACGAGGCGGCGCTGGAGCCCTTCGCCGACCTGGTGGAGATGGAACGGCGCATCGCGGGCGAGCTGGAGCAGCTGGGCGCCGAGCCCGACCCCGCCGAGGCGGGCCGCCTGCTGAAGTCGTACGACAGGCACGTCGAGGAATTCCGGCGCCGCGGCGGCTACGAGATGCGCTCCCGCGCCGACGCTACGCTCGAGGGGCTGGGTTTTCCGCAGGACACCTGGGAAAAGCCCATCCGCGCCCTCTCCGGCGGCGAGCTGGGCCGACTTCGGCTCGCGCAGACGCTTCTCGCCCAACCCGACGTCCTGTTCCTGGACGAACCCACCAACCACCTGGACCTGCGCTCCACCGAGTGGCTGGAAGAGTTTCTGCGCGGGTACCCGGGCACGGTGATGGTGGTGTCGCACGACCGCGTGTTCCTGGAGCGGCTGGCGGACCACGTCCTTCACCTGGAAGAACAGACGGCGTACCCGTACACGGGCGGCTACGAGAGCTTTCTGGACCAGCGCGAGGCCCGGCGCGAGCTGCAGCGCAAGCAGTTCGAGCAGCAGCAGGCGCACATCGCCCGGACCGAGGCATTCATCCAGAAGTTCATCGCCGGCACGCGAACCAAGCAGGCCAAGAGCCGCCGCACGCTCCTCAGCCGCCTGGAGCGCGTGGGCGCGGTTGGGCGCGACGAGAAAGCGATGGGGCTGCAGTTCGCGTCCGGCGGGCGCAGCGGCGGGGTGGTGATGAGGGTGGACGGTGTGCAGTGCGCCTATGGTGAGCGCGTGCTGTTCTCGCCATTCAGCGCGGAGGTCTCTCGCGCGGAGCGGATCGCGCTCGTCGGCCCGAACGGCTGCGGCAAGTCGACGCTGATGCGCGTGCTGGCGGGCGTCGCACCGCCGGAGCGCGGCTCGGTGACGATGGGAACAGGGGTGCGGCCGGCATACTACCGCCAGGACTTCACGCACCTGAACCCGGACAGGAAGATCCGCGAAGAGGTGGCGGAAGCGGCGCCGTCGCTCACGTTTACCGAACTGCGCAGCCATCTGGGCCGCTTCCTGTTCTCGGGCGACGAGCAGGAGGCGCGCGTGGGCGACCTGTCCGGCGGCGAGCAGGCCCGGGTGGCCCTGGCCAAGATCACGCTGCAGAAGGCCAACCTGCTGCTGCTCGACGAGCCCACGAACCACCTGGACATCGAGAGCCGCGAGGTCCTGGAAGATGCGCTGGAGGGATACGAGGGCACGGTGATCCTCATCTCCCACGACCGTGCCATGCTATCGTCCATCTCCACCCGCGTGTGGGCATACGAGGACGGGCGCTTCGTCGATTATCCGGGCACCTTCGACGAGTGGCTGGAGTGGAGCGCGCGCCGCAAGGCCGAATCCGCGGCCACGGCGACGCTCGCCCGCGCCGCCGAGCCGAAGGGCGCCTCCACGGGCTCGCCGTCCGCGGGCGGGGCGATGTCCAAGAACGAGATCCGCCGCCGCGAGCGCGAAATGCAGAAGCTGGAGGCGCGCATCGCCGAGATCGAGGAGCGCGTGGGTGAGATCGAGACAGGCCTGGGCGATCCCGCCCTGTACGCCGCCGGCTCCGACCCGTCGCGCCCCCAATCCTTGGCCGCCGAGCGAGACCGCCTGACGGCCGAGCTGGCCGAAAGCTACGCCGCGTGGGAAAAGGTTGGCGAAGAGCTGGCCGGCGTGTAG
- a CDS encoding type II toxin-antitoxin system HicB family antitoxin, with amino-acid sequence MRRYAAVIEKSPHTGLYVGHIPGFPGAHAQGETIAELTANLNEVVEMLIEDVEPRVGV; translated from the coding sequence ATGCGGAGATACGCGGCCGTCATCGAAAAGTCGCCACATACCGGTTTGTACGTTGGCCACATCCCGGGATTTCCAGGGGCGCATGCACAGGGTGAGACCATCGCGGAGTTGACGGCCAACCTCAATGAAGTCGTCGAGATGCTGATTGAGGATGTCGAGCCGCGGGTCGGCGTGTAG
- a CDS encoding UPF0175 family protein has translation MAFTISDKLLLATNLTEQELATEIATVLYHRGRLPVAAAAGVARMGRLQFQHLLASRDVPVDWADPIDANAGSGMCAAVVREDFLDPGDGLGAAVIPDKVMAAAGLTDADLATELAVVLYEREKLSLGRAAELAGMNKWVFNDLLAERNIPMHYDERELARDFATVRRLVAR, from the coding sequence ATGGCTTTTACGATCTCGGACAAGCTGCTCCTGGCGACGAACCTGACGGAGCAGGAGCTGGCGACGGAGATTGCCACCGTCCTGTATCACCGTGGCCGGTTACCTGTCGCGGCTGCCGCGGGAGTCGCACGCATGGGCAGGCTGCAGTTCCAGCATCTGCTCGCGAGCCGTGATGTCCCGGTGGACTGGGCCGATCCCATTGACGCCAATGCTGGTTCCGGCATGTGTGCCGCCGTGGTCAGGGAAGATTTCCTGGATCCCGGCGATGGCTTGGGAGCAGCTGTCATCCCTGACAAAGTGATGGCGGCGGCTGGATTGACGGATGCCGACCTGGCCACGGAACTGGCCGTCGTGCTCTATGAGCGCGAGAAGCTGTCCCTCGGCCGCGCGGCTGAACTGGCGGGCATGAACAAGTGGGTATTCAACGATCTGCTCGCCGAGCGAAACATCCCGATGCACTACGATGAGCGGGAGCTGGCGCGGGATTTCGCGACCGTGCGCAGGCTCGTCGCTCGGTGA
- a CDS encoding DUF3368 domain-containing protein, with the protein MIVVSDSSPLIALARVGQLHLLQILFGEVLVPGAVWDEVVQVDRPEVAEILSADWVRVVAVADDSYLLALRTELDRGEAEAISLAADVRADTLLLDERSARQLAVSMGLQVIGVVGVLKLAKQRGFIPEVRPVLDQLVMVLSFRLGKSLYDQTLRDAGEL; encoded by the coding sequence GTGATCGTCGTCAGTGACTCGTCACCACTGATCGCGCTCGCTCGAGTCGGCCAGCTTCACCTGCTCCAGATTCTGTTCGGAGAGGTGCTCGTCCCGGGCGCGGTCTGGGACGAAGTCGTTCAGGTGGATCGACCGGAAGTTGCCGAGATTCTATCTGCAGATTGGGTGAGGGTCGTCGCCGTCGCGGACGATTCCTACCTGCTCGCCCTGCGAACTGAACTCGATCGCGGAGAGGCGGAGGCAATTTCCCTCGCCGCCGACGTACGCGCCGACACGCTCCTGCTGGACGAGCGTAGCGCACGTCAACTGGCAGTCAGCATGGGTTTGCAGGTCATCGGCGTGGTAGGGGTCCTCAAACTGGCCAAGCAGCGCGGATTCATTCCCGAAGTCCGCCCGGTGCTGGATCAACTCGTAATGGTGCTGAGTTTCCGGCTGGGAAAGTCGTTGTACGACCAGACTCTTCGCGACGCGGGCGAACTCTGA
- a CDS encoding TonB-dependent receptor: MRARLLIVGLLFLPAALTAQDRTVPLDTVQVTAASRAAAELVAATRGVEVITAEQIRALPARTVADVLEWALAVDVMPRSPALADVAVRGGTFEQVLVMVDGVRASDAQTGHFDLNLTVPLDQVERIEIVRGPASALYGADAVGGLIHVVTRREGAGARVRAQAGSWDTRSAALSYATHVGGVRADLGGEWQRSDGHRAGTDYEVASGRLALSMAVGQWTVNADAGHAARDFGADGFYGPFPSYEETRTTTGTLALRAGPEARFAVEPTLSVRRHADDFILRRADPSFYRNQHTNLRWGGEVMARWRVPSGLRLAGGGEWFSDELESARLGDRAEQRAAALVEAAAGRVGRLSATAGVRADWHERYGTEWSPSAAAAWWPAEGVRLRASAGRAFRAPTWTERYYQDPANVGDPNLKPEQSWSAELGASAFVARGVRLGVAGFVRHADQLIDWAKPDGAADQPWRTRNVADARFRGIEAEASWAGPLGVAWSATGTWLSFTTDAAEGFTSKSALRPVMENVTLGARRTFADRLNVSLLGRRARRVGEEAYLRLDARASYDIRALRVFADVQNATDADYLDISRLAAPGRAVMIGLEWLGGR, encoded by the coding sequence ATGCGTGCTCGTTTGCTGATCGTTGGTCTTCTTTTCCTTCCGGCCGCCCTCACCGCGCAGGACCGGACCGTTCCCCTCGATACGGTGCAGGTGACGGCGGCATCGCGCGCCGCGGCTGAGCTGGTGGCCGCCACGCGTGGCGTGGAGGTGATCACCGCCGAGCAGATCCGCGCGCTGCCTGCCCGCACCGTCGCCGACGTGCTGGAGTGGGCGCTGGCCGTGGACGTGATGCCGCGCTCCCCCGCGCTGGCCGACGTGGCCGTGCGCGGCGGGACCTTCGAGCAGGTTCTGGTGATGGTCGACGGCGTTCGTGCCAGCGACGCGCAGACCGGCCACTTCGACCTGAACCTGACGGTGCCGCTGGACCAGGTGGAGCGCATCGAGATCGTCCGCGGGCCGGCGTCGGCGTTGTACGGCGCCGACGCGGTGGGCGGGCTGATCCACGTCGTCACGCGGCGCGAGGGCGCGGGTGCCAGGGTGCGCGCGCAGGCGGGATCGTGGGATACGCGCTCGGCCGCGCTGTCGTACGCGACTCACGTGGGCGGGGTGCGGGCGGACCTTGGCGGCGAGTGGCAGCGTTCCGACGGGCATCGCGCGGGGACGGACTACGAGGTGGCCAGCGGGCGCCTGGCCCTCTCGATGGCGGTCGGCCAGTGGACGGTGAACGCCGACGCGGGGCACGCGGCGCGCGACTTCGGCGCGGACGGGTTCTACGGTCCGTTCCCATCGTACGAGGAGACGCGCACCACGACGGGAACGCTGGCCCTGCGCGCGGGCCCGGAGGCGCGGTTCGCCGTGGAGCCCACGCTGAGCGTGCGGCGCCACGCCGACGACTTCATCCTGCGCCGCGCCGACCCCTCGTTCTACCGCAACCAGCACACGAACCTCCGCTGGGGCGGTGAGGTGATGGCGCGCTGGCGGGTGCCGAGCGGGCTGCGGCTGGCCGGCGGCGGCGAGTGGTTCAGCGACGAGTTGGAAAGCGCGCGCCTCGGCGACCGCGCCGAGCAGCGCGCCGCCGCGCTGGTGGAAGCCGCGGCTGGCCGCGTGGGACGACTTTCCGCCACGGCTGGCGTCCGCGCCGACTGGCACGAGCGCTACGGGACGGAATGGTCGCCGTCCGCCGCCGCGGCGTGGTGGCCCGCGGAGGGGGTTCGGCTGCGGGCATCCGCCGGACGGGCATTCCGCGCGCCCACGTGGACGGAGCGGTACTACCAGGATCCCGCGAACGTGGGCGATCCCAACCTGAAACCCGAGCAGTCCTGGAGCGCCGAGCTGGGCGCCAGCGCCTTCGTGGCTCGCGGCGTGCGGCTGGGAGTCGCGGGCTTCGTGCGCCACGCCGACCAGCTGATCGACTGGGCCAAGCCCGACGGGGCGGCCGACCAGCCCTGGCGCACGCGCAACGTCGCGGACGCGCGCTTCCGCGGCATCGAGGCCGAGGCGTCGTGGGCGGGCCCGCTGGGCGTCGCGTGGAGCGCCACGGGCACGTGGCTTTCGTTCACGACGGACGCGGCGGAGGGATTCACCAGCAAGTCCGCGCTGCGGCCGGTGATGGAGAACGTCACCTTGGGCGCGCGCCGCACGTTCGCGGACCGGCTGAACGTGTCGCTCCTCGGCCGCCGCGCGCGACGCGTGGGCGAAGAAGCGTACCTGCGGCTGGACGCGCGCGCCTCGTATGACATTCGCGCCCTCCGCGTTTTCGCCGACGTGCAGAACGCGACCGACGCGGACTACCTCGACATTAGCCGCCTCGCCGCCCCGGGCCGCGCTGTGATGATCGGGCTGGAGTGGTTGGGCGGCCGGTGA
- a CDS encoding type II toxin-antitoxin system HicB family antitoxin has product MDFEIEIDREEDGRWIAEVPSLPGVMVYGDTRAQAVTKAQALALHVIADRIEHGEAAADPLRVTIQAA; this is encoded by the coding sequence ATGGACTTCGAAATTGAGATCGATCGCGAGGAGGACGGCCGGTGGATCGCGGAAGTGCCGTCGCTCCCTGGCGTAATGGTGTATGGAGACACGCGCGCGCAGGCTGTCACCAAAGCCCAGGCGCTTGCGTTGCACGTCATCGCAGACCGGATCGAACATGGTGAGGCCGCTGCGGATCCTCTGCGGGTTACGATCCAGGCTGCATGA
- a CDS encoding type II toxin-antitoxin system HicA family toxin, translated as MSEWPSAKAKRVLGALLCIGWSIVRERGSHRTLVRNGWSNIVFSFHDSDEIGPKMLARLSKRTGLRPDDL; from the coding sequence ATGAGCGAGTGGCCATCGGCGAAAGCCAAGCGAGTGTTGGGCGCACTGCTGTGCATCGGATGGTCGATTGTGCGGGAACGAGGATCGCATCGTACGCTTGTTCGTAACGGCTGGTCCAACATCGTTTTCTCGTTTCACGACTCGGACGAGATCGGCCCGAAGATGCTCGCCCGACTCTCGAAGCGGACGGGGCTCAGGCCCGACGACCTGTAA